One genomic segment of Gimesia chilikensis includes these proteins:
- a CDS encoding phospholipase effector Tle1 domain-containing protein: protein MMTRLLLTSITLLVIGPTSLTAKDLVVLMDGTWNNSIDYGGRRESLKFKSLFSSGEPLLITEKSKLVTPLPPQATNIARMYMLLDNDAEQKVAYIRGIGSGEGDKFRGGALGKGAEERVKAALKFIEDNWQRGDEICIFGFSRGAATARQLARRSELNGKKIRFMGLFDTVAAFGMPQTRLSLSDGVRKQFEDFHNKLAIPNDVGSVVHLVALDEKRMTFLPTLILPDLNHNNPRRKEIWFSGNHGDIGGGWDDEPNATYRRRQIALRYMLKQGHGLDLPRNWRDHADVRVDPTWQNLGVNHAYKKWTFLEGYGGEQKRENLGDTSHPNFAVPYRPPLNSIFVHESIRQK, encoded by the coding sequence ATGATGACTCGACTCTTGCTGACTAGTATTACTCTATTGGTAATTGGTCCAACATCACTGACAGCAAAGGATCTAGTTGTTCTGATGGACGGTACATGGAACAACTCGATTGACTATGGTGGTCGTCGTGAAAGTCTTAAATTCAAGTCTCTTTTCAGTTCGGGTGAGCCACTTCTCATCACCGAAAAATCGAAACTTGTGACCCCTTTGCCGCCTCAGGCGACAAATATCGCTCGAATGTATATGCTCTTGGATAACGATGCCGAACAAAAGGTGGCTTACATTCGTGGCATTGGCTCCGGGGAAGGAGATAAATTCCGGGGCGGAGCGTTAGGCAAAGGAGCAGAGGAACGTGTGAAAGCAGCCCTTAAGTTCATTGAGGACAACTGGCAAAGGGGCGACGAAATTTGTATTTTCGGATTCAGCCGTGGTGCAGCCACCGCCCGACAATTGGCCCGTAGATCGGAACTCAACGGAAAGAAGATCCGATTCATGGGCCTCTTTGACACCGTGGCCGCCTTCGGAATGCCCCAGACAAGACTCTCTCTCAGCGATGGAGTACGCAAGCAGTTCGAGGATTTTCACAATAAGCTCGCCATTCCTAATGACGTTGGATCTGTAGTGCATCTGGTGGCACTTGACGAGAAACGAATGACGTTTCTGCCAACGCTTATTCTGCCAGACCTGAACCATAACAATCCCCGCCGCAAGGAAATCTGGTTTAGCGGTAATCACGGAGATATTGGCGGTGGCTGGGATGACGAGCCGAACGCTACCTACCGAAGACGACAAATCGCCCTACGTTACATGCTAAAACAGGGCCATGGCCTTGATCTACCAAGAAATTGGCGAGACCACGCTGACGTTCGGGTCGATCCGACTTGGCAGAATCTCGGAGTGAACCATGCTTACAAAAAGTGGACTTTTCTAGAAGGATATGGCGGTGAACAGAAGCGGGAGAATTTGGGAGACACATCCCACCCCAACTTTGCCGTGCCCTACCGCCCACCTCTCAACTCGATCTTCGTGCATGAGTCTATTAGACAGAAATAG
- a CDS encoding DUF1257 domain-containing protein yields MSHIVQIQTEIRDPAAIRTACQRLKLPPPVQGEFQLYNSNASGWAIQLPRWRYPVVCDINTSKLAFDNFEGRWGDRAELDRFLQGYAVEKAKLEARKQGHTIREQPLADGSIKLMVQVGGAA; encoded by the coding sequence GTGTCACACATCGTGCAAATTCAAACCGAGATCCGAGACCCGGCAGCAATACGCACGGCCTGTCAACGCCTGAAACTGCCGCCCCCGGTCCAGGGGGAATTCCAGCTTTACAACAGCAATGCCTCTGGCTGGGCGATTCAGTTACCCAGGTGGCGCTACCCTGTCGTCTGCGACATCAATACATCCAAACTGGCCTTTGACAATTTCGAAGGCCGCTGGGGAGACCGCGCTGAGCTTGATCGTTTTCTGCAGGGGTATGCCGTAGAGAAAGCCAAACTGGAAGCCCGTAAGCAGGGACACACGATCCGTGAACAACCTCTAGCCGACGGTTCGATCAAGCTCATGGTTCAGGTTGGAGGTGCGGCATGA
- a CDS encoding DUF2997 domain-containing protein: MNQTIEIIITPDGQSRIETQGFTGSDCRTASRFLEQALGKATSEQLKPEFHQRASEDEHLQEGR; the protein is encoded by the coding sequence ATGAACCAAACCATCGAAATCATCATCACCCCGGACGGTCAGTCCCGCATCGAAACACAGGGTTTCACTGGCAGCGACTGTCGCACCGCCAGCCGGTTTCTGGAACAGGCCCTTGGCAAAGCAACGTCAGAACAGCTCAAACCGGAATTCCATCAGCGTGCTTCGGAAGATGAACACCTGCAGGAAGGCCGTTGA
- a CDS encoding AAA family ATPase has product MTLKTTFIEYVRACFTGIWIESHEQQEALAELAQLCREEAWQLANWDIDQGLQGTDDTSIVGSTDPLSAIKAVNAFATPDGTAVLVLQNFHRFIQSAEIVQALSQQILTGKQTRTFIVILAPVVSLPAELEKLFVVLEHALPDREQLAEIAREIATEPGELPGDQELESVLDAASGLSRFEAEGAFSLSLVREGRISPAAIWELKTQTLKKSGLLTLHRGEERFDSLGGLESLKEFTRSALLSPQRQNQHLRPRGVLLLSPPGCGKSAFCKSLGKEVGRPVLILDIGALLGSLVGESEKRTRQALQIVDAMAPCVLMIDEIEKAFAGAGNSGQTDSGVSSRLFGQFLTWLNDHSSDVFVVATSNDISKLPPEFGRSERFDGLFFVDLPGREQKDRIWSQYIQLFGLDPEQPRPDDTDWTGAEIRSCCRLAGLLQITLVQAQQNVVPVAVTAAESIHRLREWASGRCLDADRPGIYHAQDQRKPSRRNLKHLASVN; this is encoded by the coding sequence ATGACACTGAAAACAACATTTATCGAATACGTCCGTGCCTGCTTCACCGGTATCTGGATCGAAAGCCACGAACAGCAGGAAGCCCTGGCCGAACTGGCCCAGCTCTGTCGCGAGGAAGCTTGGCAACTGGCGAACTGGGATATCGATCAGGGACTACAGGGCACTGACGACACGAGTATCGTGGGGAGCACCGATCCCCTGTCCGCCATTAAGGCGGTCAACGCGTTTGCCACACCTGACGGTACCGCGGTCCTGGTGCTGCAGAACTTTCATCGGTTCATCCAGTCCGCCGAGATCGTGCAGGCCCTGTCGCAGCAGATCCTGACCGGCAAACAGACTCGAACCTTCATCGTGATCCTGGCCCCGGTTGTTTCTCTACCCGCAGAATTGGAAAAACTGTTCGTGGTGCTCGAACATGCCCTTCCGGACCGGGAGCAGCTGGCTGAAATCGCCCGGGAGATCGCGACCGAACCGGGCGAACTGCCCGGAGACCAAGAACTGGAGTCCGTCCTGGATGCCGCCAGTGGGCTCAGCCGGTTCGAAGCGGAAGGGGCCTTTTCTCTTTCCCTGGTACGGGAGGGACGGATCAGTCCCGCAGCGATCTGGGAACTCAAAACCCAGACGCTGAAGAAATCAGGACTGCTGACACTGCACCGAGGCGAGGAACGATTTGACAGCCTGGGTGGCCTGGAATCACTCAAGGAATTCACTCGCTCTGCACTACTCTCGCCACAACGCCAAAACCAGCACTTGAGGCCGCGAGGCGTGTTATTGCTTTCGCCTCCCGGCTGTGGGAAATCCGCCTTCTGCAAAAGCCTGGGAAAAGAAGTTGGCCGCCCGGTGCTGATCCTCGATATAGGAGCACTCTTGGGTTCCTTGGTGGGGGAATCAGAGAAACGGACACGTCAGGCGCTGCAGATCGTCGATGCCATGGCCCCCTGTGTCTTGATGATCGATGAAATCGAAAAAGCATTTGCCGGTGCCGGTAACTCGGGGCAGACCGACAGCGGCGTTTCGTCCCGCCTGTTTGGCCAGTTTCTAACCTGGCTGAATGACCACTCTTCAGATGTGTTTGTGGTAGCCACCAGCAACGACATCTCGAAGTTGCCCCCCGAATTCGGTCGTTCGGAACGCTTCGATGGTCTCTTCTTTGTGGACCTGCCAGGACGGGAACAGAAAGACCGGATCTGGTCGCAGTACATACAATTGTTTGGCCTCGATCCGGAGCAGCCCCGTCCGGACGATACCGACTGGACCGGAGCAGAGATCCGCAGTTGCTGCCGGCTGGCAGGTCTGCTACAGATTACCCTGGTCCAAGCCCAGCAGAATGTGGTTCCAGTCGCGGTCACGGCTGCGGAATCCATCCACCGACTGCGTGAATGGGCCAGCGGCCGCTGTCTGGATGCCGATCGTCCGGGTATTTATCATGCACAGGATCAGAGAAAACCGTCCCGCCGGAACCTCAAACACCTGGCTTCTGTCAACTGA
- a CDS encoding helix-turn-helix domain-containing protein, with protein sequence MAKRKDILKRFGERVRELRKEQGYSQENFAYACELDRTYVGGIERGERNVALRNIERIAATLGISVAELMEGV encoded by the coding sequence ATGGCAAAACGCAAAGACATTTTGAAGCGATTCGGCGAACGGGTGCGGGAACTCCGCAAGGAACAGGGCTATTCCCAGGAGAATTTTGCCTACGCCTGCGAGCTGGACCGGACCTATGTAGGCGGGATTGAACGGGGCGAACGGAATGTCGCCCTGCGGAACATTGAGCGGATTGCCGCTACGCTGGGAATCAGCGTGGCTGAGCTGATGGAAGGGGTCTGA
- a CDS encoding ThiF family adenylyltransferase, with amino-acid sequence MNTTQDRFERQSDLVPAEKLRSLTVTVIGVGAIGRQVALQLASLGVRRLQLVDFDQVEPTNITTQGYCIADLGQSKVEATARAVRAIDAGIEVETVNDRFRPRLVMGEVVFCCVDSISSRSAIWRTLRDQCAFWCDGRMRGEVLRVLTAVDSPTRAHYDGTLFPQAEAQTGACTSRSTIYTASIASGLMLHQLTRWFRAMDVDRDLTLNLLAGEWQVEDILDC; translated from the coding sequence ATGAATACAACTCAGGATCGTTTTGAACGTCAGTCGGATCTGGTACCCGCCGAAAAACTTCGCTCCTTAACCGTGACCGTAATCGGTGTAGGGGCCATCGGCAGGCAGGTGGCCCTGCAGTTGGCGTCTCTGGGCGTACGTCGGCTGCAGCTGGTGGATTTTGATCAGGTCGAACCGACGAATATCACCACGCAGGGGTACTGCATAGCAGATCTGGGACAGTCGAAAGTCGAGGCCACGGCTCGGGCGGTCAGGGCCATTGATGCCGGGATTGAAGTTGAAACGGTAAATGACCGTTTCCGGCCGCGGTTGGTGATGGGAGAAGTCGTCTTCTGCTGTGTCGACTCCATCAGCAGCCGGTCTGCCATCTGGAGGACGCTCCGTGATCAGTGCGCGTTCTGGTGTGATGGTCGGATGCGGGGCGAAGTGCTGCGGGTCCTGACGGCCGTGGACTCGCCAACCCGCGCACACTACGACGGCACGCTGTTTCCCCAGGCGGAAGCACAGACCGGGGCCTGTACGTCCCGCAGCACCATCTATACCGCCAGTATCGCTTCAGGGCTAATGCTGCATCAGTTGACTCGTTGGTTCCGTGCGATGGATGTGGACCGTGATCTGACGCTGAATCTGCTCGCTGGTGAGTGGCAAGTTGAGGATATTCTCGACTGCTGA
- a CDS encoding helix-turn-helix domain-containing protein yields the protein MANPSSSDLLSIEEVSDIISLSISTIRRRIRDGSIPAIQPGGKGTKLLIPKEWINQQATTPQSSRLEPSSSGRHQRKSISGPPPRWKK from the coding sequence ATGGCCAACCCATCTTCATCCGATCTTCTGAGTATCGAAGAAGTTAGCGATATCATTTCGCTTTCTATCAGCACCATCCGCCGCCGGATCCGCGACGGTAGCATTCCAGCCATCCAGCCAGGTGGGAAGGGTACAAAACTTCTCATCCCCAAAGAGTGGATTAATCAGCAAGCTACCACTCCTCAATCCTCTCGCCTGGAACCGTCCAGTTCCGGGCGACACCAGCGTAAAAGCATCTCTGGACCGCCACCCCGCTGGAAAAAATAA
- a CDS encoding tyrosine-type recombinase/integrase, with protein sequence MPKPRQNEIHDCKYFHWKMLKRNEIYYADGRSNSQNLGRHSLGTRDRDEALENLDQLDLIMAVDLGLADRTLLEQHETLLSISEGRALYEEHCKRPVIAGGPRPATRKRYRAVLDKFDEFCKAKGKNYWNELNRRVMDEYATWLQEKKDYAYQTLYLELTTLKQIHKYFLENNLLPSELRFHYPIQKETDSSTYCWTTREVEAMLKLCKKKKQFWLRHVLIGLVTTGMRISELAGLMWKDIDLQRQIIILADESRRRDAATKNRRTTKSGKSRSFPIHSDLQDVLTEIQRYDDGLVFHGPLGGKIKPDTIRNILIREILQPLSKKFPAEPGKAGLIDGRLHSFRHYFCSVCANNGTPERVLMNWLGHSSSRMVKRYYHLHDEESLKQMQKITFV encoded by the coding sequence ATGCCCAAACCACGACAAAATGAGATACACGATTGCAAGTACTTCCATTGGAAGATGCTGAAACGAAACGAAATCTACTATGCCGACGGTCGCTCCAATTCTCAGAATCTTGGCCGGCACTCGCTGGGAACACGTGACCGTGATGAAGCTCTGGAGAACCTCGACCAACTCGACCTGATTATGGCCGTTGATCTGGGGCTTGCCGACCGCACTCTGTTGGAGCAACACGAAACCCTGTTATCAATTTCAGAGGGCAGGGCACTTTATGAAGAACATTGTAAGCGTCCTGTGATTGCCGGTGGTCCCCGGCCTGCGACTCGCAAACGCTATCGAGCAGTCCTCGATAAGTTTGATGAGTTTTGCAAAGCCAAAGGGAAGAACTATTGGAATGAGCTTAATCGACGCGTGATGGATGAGTATGCAACCTGGCTCCAAGAGAAAAAGGACTACGCATATCAGACCTTGTATCTGGAACTGACAACGCTCAAGCAGATCCATAAGTATTTCCTCGAGAACAATCTGCTTCCTTCGGAGTTGCGTTTTCATTACCCAATCCAAAAAGAAACGGACTCGTCAACCTACTGTTGGACAACGCGAGAGGTGGAAGCCATGCTGAAACTTTGCAAAAAGAAAAAGCAGTTCTGGCTCCGACACGTGTTGATCGGCTTGGTTACAACCGGAATGCGAATCAGTGAACTGGCAGGCCTAATGTGGAAAGACATAGATCTGCAACGACAGATCATCATACTGGCAGACGAGAGCCGCCGTCGGGATGCAGCAACAAAGAATCGGAGAACAACGAAAAGCGGCAAAAGTCGCAGCTTCCCGATTCATTCAGATTTACAAGACGTTCTGACAGAAATTCAAAGGTATGATGACGGGCTGGTCTTCCACGGTCCACTGGGTGGGAAAATCAAACCAGATACCATCCGAAATATTTTGATTCGGGAAATCCTCCAGCCATTGTCAAAGAAGTTCCCGGCAGAACCAGGGAAGGCTGGTCTGATAGATGGCCGCCTGCACTCATTTCGACATTACTTCTGTTCTGTCTGTGCCAATAACGGGACACCGGAACGAGTGCTGATGAACTGGCTGGGGCACAGCAGTAGCAGGATGGTGAAACGCTATTACCACCTACACGATGAGGAGTCTTTGAAGCAGATGCAGAAGATCACATTCGTTTGA
- a CDS encoding tetratricopeptide repeat protein — protein sequence MRLFHFVSIVTLFTVLTFASSLPAEEQYLEFVQGLREKNYHDIALDYLNQIEAAKDTPKEVRELIPFERAMTLMLFSRTQKLPEEQEETLNKALAQLELFAKQNPNHPKAGTANTERGKIILEKAEVEVRKAESPSEQNNKKAHQEAARKLIAQARSIFQKAYDQHEKTWKSFPATFIDKNKEPEKYEARAKAEIQFMSAQLDLAQCTYAEAQTYDPGSADFNRLLKKASEEYAKIHERYRSQVGGLYARMWQGKCFEEQGELGRALGIYNELLGHPGKSQPIRQLKDNILQFRLICLNDEKKKDYQLVINEAEQWLKENRSRRRTAVGQGITWELARAQEALATQEGVKPADQERILRQALTNARFVNAFRGKFRDVSRLMIGRINAKIQGRAGGDPEDFATAYGLGQDRIQQTKTLKEKVAAAKTPAAKKKAQVELDQFMEETARLLKLGLKLADKKTDQKELDHARFLLCYTYYNLRRSYECAVLGEFVANYHDKDSSQVALDAAYLALAGYLQAYNDSPKEQRYVDNQHMESICNLITEKWPESDRANDAKIQLGNIYSQTERPAEAAKWYSKVPASAPQYVDAQIKAGQAYWNSYLTALARRSDDKPANLNEWASLAEKHLRTGIAATEKKVPAKDPAPEILTAAKTSLAQIALDKGNYQEAIDILGKDPHSVLKAIHVAKGKKRPAKGVQSSEFANLVYQLQLRGYIGLQQIDLARKAMQQLEESASGSGGEAITDMYRQLGEKITEEIERLKATGDTKRLADVRKSLETFLNDIFKRKDQTYGSLVWIGETYYGMGLGASEDPATARKYFDKAAAAFEEIKKRQAATGDFIPGNFEVGITLRLVNCKREQDEFEAALTLLTPVLKEKDKSPEVQFEAAKILMDWAESGQGNSNEKYMQAINGMQLENGALIRGWAYLARLLSKSMASSGRDDLKKMYYDAQYNSIDTRRKYGIASNDVSQLEMAKSEANVFAQISVDLPDDVYERFNQLYRQVQTDLGEDPQDLERRKTATETVASNQAAQLQEAPPTNTQQQVAQQSQEEAAAQGGSSTILFLVVILLGIGGAVAFFFFGLKGKKSRPSYQFATSGTASADINIAPPPASPKPSRSKPEKASRPAPVTDKPQPKKPAPEKTASKETSSKEKSSSSSSGKEKRKLTPEEIAARKAKLAQMSPEELAARKAAIAKKKAAQAKQQKKSKPGSDSES from the coding sequence ATGCGTCTTTTCCATTTTGTTTCGATCGTGACTCTGTTTACGGTTTTGACTTTCGCGTCCTCTCTCCCTGCAGAAGAACAGTATCTGGAATTTGTGCAGGGGTTGCGTGAGAAAAATTATCACGATATCGCACTCGATTACCTGAATCAGATCGAAGCAGCCAAGGACACTCCCAAAGAGGTCCGCGAGTTGATTCCCTTCGAACGTGCCATGACGTTGATGCTGTTCTCGCGAACCCAGAAACTTCCCGAAGAACAGGAAGAGACGCTGAATAAAGCGCTGGCGCAGCTGGAACTGTTCGCCAAGCAGAACCCGAATCACCCCAAAGCGGGTACCGCGAATACGGAACGGGGAAAGATTATTCTGGAGAAAGCGGAAGTCGAAGTCCGCAAGGCAGAATCCCCCTCAGAGCAGAACAACAAGAAGGCCCATCAGGAAGCAGCCCGCAAGCTGATTGCCCAGGCACGCAGTATCTTCCAGAAAGCCTATGATCAGCACGAAAAGACCTGGAAATCGTTTCCGGCAACCTTTATCGACAAAAATAAAGAGCCGGAAAAATACGAAGCCCGCGCCAAAGCGGAAATTCAATTCATGAGTGCGCAGCTGGATCTGGCTCAGTGTACTTATGCAGAAGCGCAGACTTATGATCCGGGCAGTGCCGACTTCAACCGGCTGCTGAAAAAGGCATCGGAAGAGTACGCCAAGATTCACGAACGTTACCGCAGTCAGGTGGGTGGTCTGTATGCCCGCATGTGGCAGGGAAAATGTTTTGAAGAGCAGGGCGAACTGGGCCGGGCCTTGGGGATTTATAATGAACTGCTGGGGCACCCGGGTAAATCGCAGCCCATCCGGCAGTTAAAAGACAACATTCTGCAGTTCCGCCTGATCTGTCTGAATGATGAAAAGAAAAAAGACTATCAGCTGGTCATCAACGAAGCCGAGCAGTGGCTGAAGGAAAACCGGTCCCGCAGACGCACCGCTGTCGGCCAGGGGATCACCTGGGAACTGGCGCGGGCACAAGAAGCACTGGCCACCCAGGAAGGGGTGAAACCGGCGGACCAGGAACGCATCCTCCGTCAGGCACTGACCAACGCCCGCTTCGTGAATGCTTTCCGCGGGAAGTTCCGTGATGTCTCCCGCCTGATGATCGGACGAATCAATGCCAAAATCCAGGGAAGAGCCGGTGGCGACCCCGAAGACTTCGCGACTGCGTACGGTCTGGGACAGGATCGTATTCAGCAAACCAAAACGCTGAAAGAGAAGGTAGCTGCTGCCAAAACACCTGCGGCTAAGAAGAAAGCGCAGGTGGAACTGGACCAGTTCATGGAAGAGACAGCGCGCCTGCTGAAGCTGGGGCTCAAACTGGCTGACAAAAAAACTGATCAGAAAGAACTCGACCACGCCCGCTTCCTGCTCTGCTACACCTACTACAACCTGCGGCGGAGCTATGAATGTGCAGTGCTCGGCGAATTCGTTGCAAATTATCACGACAAAGACAGCTCGCAGGTCGCCCTGGACGCAGCCTACCTGGCGTTGGCAGGTTATCTGCAGGCCTATAACGATTCTCCCAAAGAGCAGCGTTATGTCGACAATCAGCACATGGAGAGTATCTGCAACCTGATCACGGAAAAATGGCCGGAAAGCGATCGAGCCAACGATGCTAAAATTCAGCTGGGTAACATCTACAGCCAGACCGAGCGTCCGGCAGAAGCAGCCAAATGGTACTCCAAGGTTCCCGCTTCGGCCCCTCAATACGTCGACGCCCAGATCAAAGCCGGACAGGCTTACTGGAACAGTTATCTGACGGCACTGGCCCGTCGTTCTGATGATAAACCCGCGAATCTGAATGAGTGGGCCTCACTGGCTGAGAAACACCTGCGAACGGGGATTGCTGCCACAGAGAAAAAGGTACCGGCTAAAGATCCTGCTCCTGAAATCCTGACCGCAGCCAAGACTTCTCTGGCACAGATCGCTCTGGACAAAGGCAACTACCAGGAAGCCATCGATATCCTGGGGAAAGATCCTCACTCGGTACTCAAAGCAATTCATGTCGCTAAAGGTAAAAAACGTCCTGCCAAAGGGGTGCAGAGTTCCGAATTTGCCAACCTGGTTTACCAGTTACAGCTGCGTGGTTATATCGGCCTGCAGCAGATCGATCTGGCCCGGAAAGCCATGCAGCAGCTGGAAGAATCCGCCTCCGGTTCCGGAGGGGAAGCGATTACCGACATGTATCGGCAGCTGGGTGAAAAAATCACCGAAGAAATTGAACGGCTGAAAGCGACCGGCGATACCAAACGCCTGGCCGACGTGCGGAAATCACTGGAAACCTTCCTGAATGATATCTTCAAGCGGAAAGATCAGACTTACGGATCACTGGTCTGGATCGGAGAAACTTATTACGGAATGGGACTGGGAGCCAGCGAAGATCCGGCGACAGCCCGCAAGTATTTCGATAAAGCAGCAGCCGCCTTCGAAGAAATTAAGAAACGGCAGGCAGCTACGGGCGATTTCATTCCCGGCAATTTCGAAGTCGGCATTACTCTGCGACTGGTGAACTGCAAACGGGAACAGGATGAGTTTGAAGCAGCCCTCACACTGCTCACCCCCGTATTAAAGGAAAAAGACAAGTCCCCCGAAGTTCAGTTTGAAGCAGCCAAGATCCTGATGGACTGGGCCGAAAGTGGGCAGGGGAATTCCAACGAAAAGTACATGCAGGCAATCAACGGGATGCAGCTTGAGAATGGCGCCCTGATTCGTGGCTGGGCCTATCTGGCACGGCTGCTCTCAAAATCCATGGCCTCCTCAGGTCGAGACGATCTGAAGAAAATGTATTACGACGCGCAGTACAACAGTATCGACACGCGTCGCAAGTACGGCATTGCCAGCAACGATGTTTCACAACTGGAGATGGCGAAATCGGAAGCAAACGTTTTTGCTCAGATCAGTGTGGATCTACCCGACGATGTCTACGAGCGATTTAATCAACTTTACCGACAGGTCCAGACCGACCTGGGTGAAGACCCGCAGGATCTGGAACGACGCAAAACAGCCACGGAAACAGTGGCCAGCAATCAGGCAGCTCAGCTGCAGGAAGCTCCTCCAACGAATACTCAGCAGCAGGTGGCACAGCAGTCACAAGAGGAGGCTGCTGCCCAGGGAGGCTCCAGCACCATCCTGTTCCTGGTCGTAATTTTACTGGGAATCGGCGGTGCCGTGGCGTTCTTCTTCTTTGGTCTCAAAGGCAAGAAATCGCGGCCCTCTTACCAGTTTGCTACGAGTGGAACTGCATCTGCCGACATCAATATTGCTCCGCCTCCAGCGTCTCCTAAACCGAGTCGCTCCAAACCGGAAAAAGCCTCTCGTCCGGCTCCTGTGACAGACAAGCCGCAGCCTAAGAAACCGGCGCCTGAGAAAACTGCGAGCAAAGAGACGAGCAGCAAAGAGAAATCTTCTTCCAGCAGTTCCGGAAAAGAGAAACGGAAACTGACTCCCGAAGAAATTGCAGCCCGCAAAGCCAAGCTGGCTCAGATGTCGCCCGAAGAGCTGGCAGCACGTAAAGCCGCGATTGCCAAGAAAAAGGCGGCCCAGGCCAAACAGCAGAAGAAATCAAAACCCGGCTCAGACAGCGAATCCTAG
- a CDS encoding tetratricopeptide repeat protein, with translation MKRSICFSLMALAGSLLWGTASASAADTVYTNSGSPQLGDVSGYTKTELSLKRGSTTEKVPANDIERIRWDGEPPQLNIARNQEQNGNYTEALAEYKKAESGASENLKKNLQFMIARASLKKAQSNAAELDNAIKLLDAFIKANPDHFRYYPAEKLLGEAYLAKKDYANANTAFGKVERSPWKDYQMDAKNMKARVMLAQGNTKGALDAFNAVAKMDGKSEGELASKRAAQLGSALCLEKEGKPKEAIQLLDDMIKNVNSQQKALLAEAYIKKGDCYQALGESKEALIAYLHVDVLFPSEPGLHAEALYHLSNLWGKVQKPERGAEARAVLQQQYPDSEWSQKASGS, from the coding sequence ATGAAACGTTCCATCTGTTTCAGTTTGATGGCGTTAGCAGGCTCACTGCTCTGGGGCACCGCATCCGCGTCTGCCGCAGATACCGTTTATACTAATTCAGGCAGTCCGCAGCTGGGTGATGTCAGTGGCTACACCAAGACGGAACTGTCACTCAAACGCGGTTCGACCACCGAAAAGGTTCCCGCGAACGATATCGAACGGATTCGCTGGGACGGGGAACCGCCGCAGCTGAATATCGCCCGTAACCAGGAACAGAACGGCAACTATACTGAAGCCCTGGCTGAATACAAAAAAGCCGAGTCTGGCGCAAGCGAGAATCTGAAGAAGAACCTGCAGTTCATGATCGCCCGGGCCAGCCTGAAAAAAGCCCAGTCCAATGCTGCCGAGTTGGACAACGCGATTAAACTGCTCGACGCTTTTATCAAAGCCAATCCCGATCACTTCCGCTATTACCCCGCGGAGAAGCTCCTCGGGGAAGCCTATCTGGCCAAAAAAGATTATGCCAATGCGAACACTGCCTTTGGAAAAGTAGAACGGTCTCCCTGGAAAGACTACCAGATGGATGCCAAAAATATGAAGGCGCGCGTCATGCTGGCCCAGGGGAACACCAAAGGTGCTCTGGACGCTTTCAATGCCGTCGCCAAAATGGATGGCAAATCCGAAGGAGAACTGGCCAGCAAACGGGCCGCTCAACTGGGTAGCGCCTTATGTCTGGAAAAAGAGGGGAAACCCAAAGAAGCGATCCAGCTGCTGGATGACATGATCAAGAATGTCAATTCTCAGCAGAAAGCCCTGCTGGCAGAAGCTTACATCAAAAAAGGTGACTGTTACCAGGCACTGGGTGAGTCCAAAGAGGCTCTGATTGCCTATCTGCATGTCGACGTCCTGTTCCCGTCTGAACCTGGTCTGCATGCGGAAGCGCTGTACCACCTCTCCAATCTCTGGGGAAAAGTTCAGAAGCCAGAGCGGGGTGCGGAAGCACGAGCCGTCCTGCAGCAGCAGTATCCGGACAGCGAATGGTCGCAAAAAGCCTCAGGAAGCTAA